A genomic region of Streptosporangium lutulentum contains the following coding sequences:
- a CDS encoding helix-turn-helix transcriptional regulator, whose protein sequence is MLYGRSTEISALDEVIARARDGSGGAVVLRGEAGAGKTALLDAAAVRGGTMRVLRTTGVEPESDLAFAALHQVLWSVTGSLDALPEPQRDAVRAALGLASGGAGDRYLLAAGVLSLLAEAAAPDGLICVVDDFQWVDRASADALLFAARRLGTEKIAMLFAVRGDAPVKGVPLTVDVRGLPGAAAAEMLESRHGVAPGVARELITLTRANPLALGEIAARLTPAQLAGREPLPDPLPGGARLFGDRVAALSASARLLALAAAVEADLDPVLRATGRLSAERTARPGDEIGARTARTALAELEESGLADLSGTRVRFRHPLIRSAVHEAVTPADVRRMRAVLAEVTEGDSRAWHLAGAAMGQDELVAAELVAAAERARDRGGYGTAATALARAAELTPEPRARAARLKDAAVAAWLGGRPGQAESLLAEARDQAGADAGLAMEIARLRGRFELNSGDAAEAVRILAAGDSLDMLADAAEAASYVGDTVAIVELGRRAAAHPEGFLRDTVAGIGLALDGDTAGPGLLRRALARVGELGEAAEYLWAAAAASQLGEADLAAEMADRAGRVARVSGMTGQLPVVLEFVATAERIAGRLAGSQAVSEEGLELAREAGYENTVAAHLANLAVLAALRGEEDACERQAREALAIAVPHRVGLRVGVAAYAPALLDLCLGRYAAAYDRFTAIAAAGPGAGHPTVVWRTGPDRVEAAVGAGDEAGAREALEAYERWSAHAATPESHALLARCRGLATSSEDAFGEALRLHTNPFEAARTALLLGERLRRAQRPGEARAHLRTAWETFERAGARPWARRAQDELRAAGESGQAPPAAVLDALTPQELRIAGLVADGLSSKQIAAQLFLSPRTVEYHLYKIYPKLGIGSRTDLARLVVLQKAPVAGNAML, encoded by the coding sequence GTGCTTTACGGAAGATCCACGGAAATCAGCGCACTCGACGAGGTGATCGCGCGGGCTCGCGACGGCTCCGGCGGTGCGGTGGTGTTGCGGGGCGAGGCGGGTGCGGGCAAGACCGCTCTGCTCGACGCGGCGGCCGTGCGAGGCGGCACGATGCGCGTGCTGCGCACCACCGGCGTCGAGCCCGAGTCCGACCTCGCGTTCGCGGCGCTGCACCAGGTGCTGTGGTCGGTGACCGGCTCGCTCGACGCGCTCCCCGAACCGCAGCGCGACGCTGTGCGCGCGGCCCTGGGACTCGCCTCGGGCGGTGCCGGCGATCGGTACCTGCTGGCCGCCGGTGTGCTCTCGCTGCTGGCCGAGGCCGCCGCGCCGGACGGGCTGATCTGCGTGGTCGACGACTTCCAGTGGGTCGACCGGGCCTCGGCCGACGCACTGCTGTTCGCCGCCAGGCGGCTGGGGACAGAAAAGATCGCGATGCTGTTCGCCGTACGCGGGGACGCTCCGGTCAAGGGTGTGCCGCTGACGGTGGACGTGCGTGGCCTGCCCGGAGCCGCAGCGGCCGAGATGCTGGAGTCCCGCCACGGTGTGGCGCCCGGGGTGGCACGGGAACTCATCACGCTGACCCGCGCGAACCCGCTCGCCCTGGGCGAGATCGCCGCCCGCCTGACGCCCGCGCAGCTCGCCGGACGCGAACCGCTGCCCGACCCGCTTCCCGGTGGTGCCCGGCTGTTCGGCGATCGGGTGGCCGCGTTGTCCGCCTCCGCCCGGCTGCTCGCCCTGGCCGCCGCCGTGGAGGCCGACCTCGACCCGGTCCTGCGCGCCACCGGCCGGTTGTCCGCCGAGCGAACGGCACGGCCCGGGGACGAGATCGGGGCCCGGACCGCGCGAACGGCGCTGGCCGAGCTGGAGGAGTCCGGGCTGGCCGACCTCTCGGGCACGCGCGTGCGCTTCCGTCATCCGCTCATCCGGTCGGCGGTGCACGAGGCGGTCACCCCCGCCGACGTCCGCCGGATGCGGGCCGTACTGGCGGAGGTGACCGAGGGCGACAGCCGCGCCTGGCACCTGGCCGGAGCCGCCATGGGCCAGGACGAACTGGTGGCCGCCGAGCTGGTGGCCGCCGCGGAGCGGGCGCGCGACCGCGGTGGGTACGGCACCGCCGCCACCGCCCTGGCCAGGGCCGCCGAGCTGACCCCCGAGCCGCGCGCCCGTGCCGCCCGCCTGAAGGACGCCGCCGTCGCGGCCTGGCTCGGTGGCCGCCCGGGACAGGCGGAGTCGCTGCTGGCCGAGGCCCGCGACCAGGCCGGCGCGGACGCCGGCCTCGCCATGGAGATCGCCCGGCTCCGGGGCCGGTTCGAGCTGAACTCCGGCGACGCCGCCGAGGCCGTGCGGATCCTGGCGGCGGGCGACAGCCTGGACATGCTGGCCGACGCCGCGGAGGCCGCCTCCTACGTCGGCGACACGGTGGCCATCGTCGAGCTCGGGCGGAGGGCGGCGGCGCACCCCGAGGGATTCCTGCGGGACACGGTGGCCGGGATCGGCTTGGCGCTGGACGGCGACACTGCCGGGCCGGGCCTGCTGCGGCGGGCGCTGGCGCGGGTCGGCGAGCTGGGGGAGGCGGCGGAGTACCTGTGGGCGGCGGCCGCGGCCAGCCAGCTGGGTGAGGCGGACCTGGCGGCCGAGATGGCCGACCGGGCCGGACGGGTGGCCAGGGTGTCGGGGATGACCGGGCAGCTGCCCGTCGTGCTGGAGTTCGTGGCGACCGCCGAGCGCATCGCCGGGCGGCTGGCGGGCAGCCAGGCCGTCTCCGAGGAGGGCCTGGAGCTGGCCCGCGAGGCCGGGTACGAGAACACGGTGGCCGCGCATCTGGCCAACCTGGCGGTGCTGGCGGCGCTGCGCGGCGAGGAGGACGCCTGCGAACGGCAGGCCCGCGAGGCGCTGGCCATCGCCGTACCGCATCGGGTGGGGTTGCGGGTGGGGGTGGCCGCGTACGCGCCGGCGCTGCTCGACCTGTGCCTGGGCCGCTACGCGGCGGCGTACGACCGTTTCACGGCCATCGCCGCGGCGGGACCGGGCGCCGGGCATCCCACCGTGGTGTGGCGGACCGGGCCGGATCGCGTCGAGGCCGCCGTGGGCGCGGGCGACGAGGCGGGCGCGCGGGAGGCGCTGGAGGCGTACGAGCGATGGTCGGCGCACGCCGCGACGCCCGAGTCGCACGCGCTGCTGGCCCGCTGCCGGGGCCTGGCCACCTCGTCAGAGGACGCCTTCGGTGAGGCGCTGCGGCTGCACACCAACCCGTTCGAGGCGGCCAGGACGGCCCTGCTGCTGGGTGAACGCCTGCGCCGCGCGCAGCGGCCGGGCGAGGCGCGGGCGCACCTGCGGACGGCGTGGGAGACGTTCGAACGGGCGGGCGCGCGACCGTGGGCGAGGCGCGCGCAGGACGAGTTGCGGGCGGCGGGCGAGAGCGGGCAGGCACCGCCCGCGGCCGTGCTCGACGCGCTGACCCCGCAGGAGTTGCGCATCGCGGGCCTGGTCGCCGACGGCTTGTCGAGCAAGCAGATCGCCGCTCAGCTCTTCCTGAGCCCGCGCACGGTCGAGTACCACCTGTACAAGATCTATCCGAAGCTGGGCATCGGCTCCCGTACGGATCTGGCGCGACTGGTAGTTCTACAGAAGGCGCCCGTAGCCGGAAACGCCATGCTTTGA
- a CDS encoding alpha/beta fold hydrolase, which produces MQNVTIWSEEFGADTDAPILLIMGSMSQGVLWPDEFVGRLVAGGRRVIRYDHRDTGMSGTVDFAAEPYTWDDIKNDVYRVMDAHGLESAHLVGHSAGGLLGQFVAVERPERVRSLTVIGSSPLGGGEGQVIMRALMGQPQPEGSLPEPAPEFVAFYRALMAAPQPEERRARIDGMIAEQRLLHGTGLPFDEDAARRLQERIYDRARDLSAVTNHRLAAMAKPDFEPVGVLHQVKAPTLVIEGSHEPVKPGHSAIIAEQIPGARLMIVAGMGHTLPPEVHEELAAAVHAHTAG; this is translated from the coding sequence ATGCAAAACGTGACCATCTGGAGTGAAGAGTTCGGCGCCGATACGGACGCGCCGATCCTGTTGATTATGGGGTCGATGTCGCAGGGCGTCCTGTGGCCGGACGAGTTCGTCGGCCGCCTGGTCGCCGGAGGCCGCCGGGTGATCCGGTACGACCACCGTGACACCGGCATGTCGGGCACCGTCGACTTCGCGGCGGAGCCGTACACGTGGGACGACATCAAGAACGACGTCTACCGCGTGATGGACGCCCACGGATTGGAGAGCGCGCACCTGGTCGGCCATTCAGCGGGCGGGCTGCTCGGCCAGTTCGTCGCCGTGGAGCGGCCGGAGCGGGTGCGCTCGCTGACCGTCATCGGCTCCTCGCCGCTGGGCGGCGGTGAGGGGCAAGTGATCATGCGGGCCCTGATGGGGCAACCGCAGCCCGAGGGGAGCCTGCCCGAGCCGGCGCCGGAGTTCGTGGCCTTCTACCGCGCGCTGATGGCCGCCCCGCAGCCGGAGGAGCGGCGCGCCCGGATCGACGGCATGATCGCCGAGCAGCGCCTGCTGCACGGCACCGGGCTGCCGTTCGACGAGGACGCGGCGCGCCGGCTGCAGGAACGGATCTACGACAGGGCCCGAGACCTGTCGGCGGTGACCAACCACCGGCTGGCCGCCATGGCCAAGCCGGACTTCGAGCCGGTGGGCGTGCTGCACCAGGTGAAGGCGCCCACTCTGGTCATCGAGGGCAGCCACGAGCCGGTCAAGCCCGGCCACAGCGCGATCATCGCCGAACAGATCCCGGGGGCGCGGCTGATGATCGTGGCGGGCATGGGCCACACGCTGCCGCCGGAGGTGCACGAGGAACTGGCCGCCGCCGTCCACGCGCATACGGCCGGGTGA
- a CDS encoding erythromycin esterase family protein, producing the protein MEIKDTARPLDGTGVSAFLRSLPAKPLLLGLGEARHFVGELGEVRNEIFRHLVEHEGYRSFAIESDCLRGLVVDDHITTGAGTLDDVMERGFSHDFGAPAANRELVRWMRAYNEEHEEKLRFFGFDGPLEYWAESPRQALTALHSLLDGPLPCTMETLDELLGPDDRWSNEATAMDPSLSIGRSADAQRLRLLTDDLVALLDTQTPRLSAEDRERAELYGRTAVGLLRYHHWMADASPERWTRLSALRDAMMAANLRAVAEHGPALVFSSNLHLQRNKSLMSFGDQTLEWWSAGAIAGAHLGDRYAFLASAFGTVGDDIPSPDTVEGLLSTLPWDHSLIDARRLAEAVTKPAPRTSHDFTYFPLDPAQLDMIDGIVFLKRAVRLKKLG; encoded by the coding sequence ATGGAAATCAAGGACACGGCCCGGCCGCTTGATGGCACGGGCGTCTCGGCATTCCTCCGGTCGCTTCCCGCCAAGCCCCTGCTGCTCGGCCTGGGCGAGGCCAGGCACTTCGTGGGCGAGCTGGGCGAGGTGCGCAACGAGATCTTCCGGCACCTGGTCGAGCACGAGGGCTACCGGTCCTTCGCCATCGAGAGCGACTGTCTCAGGGGCCTCGTGGTGGACGACCACATCACGACGGGCGCGGGCACGCTCGACGACGTCATGGAACGCGGCTTCAGCCACGACTTCGGCGCGCCGGCGGCCAACCGCGAGCTCGTGCGCTGGATGCGGGCGTACAACGAGGAGCATGAGGAAAAGCTCCGGTTCTTCGGCTTCGACGGCCCGCTGGAGTATTGGGCCGAGAGCCCGCGCCAGGCGCTCACCGCCCTCCACTCCCTCCTCGACGGCCCGCTCCCCTGCACGATGGAAACCCTCGACGAACTGCTGGGCCCGGACGACCGGTGGTCGAACGAGGCCACGGCCATGGACCCGTCCCTGTCGATCGGCCGGTCCGCCGACGCCCAGCGGCTGCGGCTGCTCACCGACGACCTGGTGGCGCTGCTCGACACGCAGACGCCGCGGCTGAGCGCGGAGGACAGGGAGAGGGCGGAGCTGTACGGACGCACCGCCGTCGGCCTGCTCCGCTACCACCACTGGATGGCCGACGCCTCCCCGGAACGGTGGACCCGGCTGTCGGCCCTGCGGGACGCGATGATGGCCGCCAACCTGCGCGCCGTCGCCGAGCACGGCCCGGCCCTGGTTTTCTCCAGCAACCTCCACCTGCAGCGGAACAAGAGCCTCATGTCGTTCGGCGACCAGACGCTGGAGTGGTGGAGCGCGGGGGCGATCGCCGGAGCGCACCTGGGCGACCGGTACGCCTTCCTGGCCTCGGCCTTCGGCACGGTCGGCGACGACATTCCGTCCCCGGACACCGTCGAGGGCCTCCTGTCCACGCTCCCGTGGGACCACTCTCTCATCGACGCCCGCCGCCTGGCCGAGGCCGTCACGAAGCCCGCGCCGCGTACCTCCCACGATTTCACCTATTTCCCGCTGGACCCGGCTCAGCTCGACATGATCGACGGCATCGTCTTCCTCAAGCGGGCCGTCAGGTTGAAAAAGCTGGGTTGA
- a CDS encoding TioE family transcriptional regulator, with translation MRPVDLAREHGLSTQAVRNYEDAGILPAAERTVHGYRTYTSLHAQALRAFLALLPGHGHQTATSIMQAVNRGATEDALRLIDESHGQLLDDRRTLHAVEAALRDLAPVPQEHGDTFIGPLARRLGIRPATLRKWENAGLVRPRRDPQTGYRIYSVADVRDVRLAHQLRRGGYLLEQIAPLIAQVRSAGGVAPLESTLRDWYARLSARGRAMLKGAGDLDAYLRAREP, from the coding sequence ATGAGACCAGTGGACCTGGCGCGTGAGCACGGCCTGTCCACCCAGGCGGTCAGGAACTACGAGGACGCGGGCATCCTGCCCGCCGCCGAACGCACCGTCCACGGCTATCGCACCTACACGTCGCTGCACGCGCAGGCCCTGCGCGCGTTCCTCGCCCTCCTGCCCGGGCACGGTCACCAGACGGCGACGTCGATCATGCAGGCGGTCAACCGGGGTGCCACCGAGGACGCGCTGCGGCTCATCGACGAGAGCCACGGCCAGCTCCTCGACGACCGCCGCACCCTCCACGCCGTCGAGGCCGCGCTCCGCGATCTGGCGCCCGTGCCGCAGGAACACGGCGACACGTTCATCGGTCCCCTGGCCAGGAGGCTCGGCATCCGCCCCGCCACCCTGCGCAAATGGGAGAACGCCGGGCTGGTCCGGCCGCGCCGCGACCCGCAGACGGGCTACCGGATCTACAGCGTGGCCGACGTACGGGACGTCCGGCTGGCCCACCAGCTCAGGCGGGGCGGCTACCTGCTGGAGCAGATCGCCCCGCTGATCGCCCAGGTCCGCTCCGCCGGAGGCGTCGCCCCGCTGGAGTCGACCCTGCGCGACTGGTACGCCCGCCTGTCCGCCCGGGGCCGCGCCATGCTCAAGGGCGCCGGCGACCTGGACGCGTATCTCCGCGCCCGCGAACCCTGA
- a CDS encoding MerR family transcriptional regulator translates to MHDELLTIGRFARLCRLSVKQLRHYDEMGLLVPIRVDAGSGYRYYSPEQARDALTIALLREMDLPLAVIARALAAGPDRRAQILRAERDRLAERISRDQARLKMLERLAEGGLPGYEVTLRREPERRLAVVRAVCAPAEIGEKVGECAGRLPAVLGGAGIAWEPPLWGLYPLDLEERMEIAVGAQTSQREGTPGLEFEVLPGGLVAETVHIGPYAQLPLAYNALFAAVHERGLRPQAPVREAYLVGPTEAPQEELMTRLIIPVQESMA, encoded by the coding sequence GTGCACGACGAACTTCTCACCATCGGGCGCTTCGCCCGCCTGTGCCGGCTCAGTGTCAAGCAACTACGGCACTACGACGAGATGGGACTGTTGGTTCCGATCCGCGTGGACGCCGGCTCCGGCTACCGCTATTACTCACCTGAACAGGCACGCGATGCCCTGACCATCGCCTTGCTGCGCGAGATGGACCTTCCCCTGGCTGTGATCGCCCGGGCGCTGGCCGCCGGGCCCGATCGCAGGGCACAGATCCTGCGTGCCGAGCGGGACCGGCTGGCTGAGCGGATCAGCAGGGACCAGGCCCGGCTGAAGATGCTGGAGCGGCTGGCGGAGGGCGGCCTGCCCGGCTATGAGGTGACACTGCGCAGGGAGCCGGAACGACGGCTGGCAGTGGTACGAGCGGTCTGCGCTCCCGCGGAGATCGGAGAGAAGGTCGGGGAGTGCGCGGGACGGCTGCCGGCCGTGCTCGGCGGGGCGGGAATCGCATGGGAGCCGCCGCTGTGGGGGCTGTACCCACTGGACCTGGAAGAACGGATGGAGATCGCCGTCGGAGCGCAGACATCGCAGAGAGAGGGGACACCCGGCCTGGAGTTCGAGGTGCTGCCCGGCGGACTCGTTGCCGAGACCGTGCACATCGGGCCCTACGCCCAGCTGCCCTTGGCCTACAACGCGCTCTTCGCCGCCGTCCACGAGCGCGGGCTGCGCCCGCAAGCGCCCGTACGTGAGGCCTATCTCGTCGGGCCGACAGAGGCGCCGCAGGAAGAACTGATGACCCGGTTGATCATCCCCGTCCAGGAGAGCATGGCATGA